The DNA window GTGCAAGAAAAACGAAGTTTTCTGCACAAACTCAAGGTAGTACAGCGGGATAAACTGATTACAAATGGTCGTTTTGTGGGTGAGGTTTCCTAAAATGCTACAATTAAATGAGAGAAATGAGCCTGAGGTCAGTATGCCACTGCCTCTGCCTTTCCCTGCCATGCGTATGACCTTACTCTTAGCCTTCAAAGTTGCAGGTAGTTGGACTTTGAGGCTGCTGCCCCATGTCACTCCTGCAGGCTGGGCCTAGCCACCAGGCAGTGATCAGTGGGCTGACTACCCACCTTTGACTCCTCACCTGGGACTAGCTTGCCTTGGGTGACCCTTCTAAAAACTATTGCCTCAGGAGAACAGCCACCCCCCACTCCCCACTGCCTACCTCACTACCATGTTAAAGTGAAAATTTTATGAGGCTACAGATGAGGAGTTGAAAGATTTGGTGAGGAACTCAGACAGGAGTTTTGAAAGGAGCCGCTTGAGGCCTCTCATACCCTATTTCCAACAAATTAGCTTTGGTTCTTGAACCAGAACTAGAACCTTAGTTCTATCTAAGGAACCAGTCCGCATTTCCACTAGTTCACATGGAACCATTGTAACTAAGGATAGGGGATCAATGGAGGGCGTTTCACAAAGCACAACAGTAGTAGAAAAAACATGTATTACATTGATTACCTGCTAACTTTGgttctgttattacagatatttgtttttaccccAAGGAAAACAAGTACGGACCAGCTCTCAATGAAACCACTGCTTAAGCTGTTTTCCACCAATCTCTTGCTTGCTTTCTCAATCATGTCTTTCAAGTCATTAGAATATGACAtgcccactgatgtcatcatggtttgcacttcaggtcaaggaaaacctgctaatttttggttccagctgagaaccaactttttggggttctgaaccaatttatttttggtcaaaatgttCTAAATGGTTCAAAGTTAGGTGTGGGAACTGAAACAGAACCAGTTctatgttggtggaaaaggggtatcattaaaggacaacttcggtatttttcaacctgggccctgtttccccatgtgtatgtgtgcctatgattcatgggtacaactcgttctaaaattaacagtattgagggaggtggatgcaacCGGAGCCacgaaatgagctaaaacggtaacaggagcaagtttgtgcattaaaagtgctatttttccgccactgaccggttcagatcgccagtgctatgagtgctatgagtggagtcagctgtcagtcagtgttggagcagagagggggagggctgccccgctgggtactgtaagtgagtatgtgtgtatgacgtgtgtgttgtgtttttcgccactgaccggttcagatcgccagtgctatctctgtaaagagcatactaacttagcctttcccttacctctgggctgctttgctccactgtgtctgtagctgttGCTACTAGTGGGACAGccattttcttgaggaagaaATGTTTCAGGATTGGatatcttctcttcttcggctggcagtagtcatcttgggagaagtgagcactgcagacccgatggtctgcaaggcgcattGTCTGGAGAGgaagtgttagcatccatttggagcacaactagccacaacttcagcatctcgccgcccgacaaaggcagcctatgaaagctgtacggggtgttgcgcgacatcctgttcttgcgttcgggaaaaaggcccgtttatttgagcactccaaaaactctggtaacactccaggcgGTAGCACATGAAAGACTTCGTCCTCagactcttctagcataacacacacacttcatacacacatactcacttacagtacccagcagggcagccctccccctctctgctccaacactgactgacagctgactccactcattcacacagtcaccactgctgcagggccgctacaatatgctatctacagaggtagcactggcgatctgaaccggtcagcggcaaaaaaaagcacttttatacgggacgcatttgcaccagttaccgttttagctcgtttcgcgcctcaatactgaaccaattttagaacgagtggtacccatgaatcatacacacacatacacatggggaaatagagcccaggttgaaaaatactgaagttatcctttagGTTTCTCCTGGTCCTGGATGCCTCCTGTAAAGGTAGTCCCAGCATACTGACTGCAATGAAGAAGGGTTAAGGATCAGGCTAAATGGCTAAATTGCAAGTCTAAACTGACATCTAACATGTTCTGTGTCCTGGTCGCCTCTTCCAGAGGTGGAGGCCCAGCAGCAGGCTCTGGCAGCGGTGGAGGCCGTGGTGCAGGGCCTGTCCCCGGAGCAGCAGCTGGAGCTCAGGAACCAGTTGGACCAAGTTCTGAACTGCGTGTCATCATTGCGCTcagaggtggctgagctgagGGGCGGCCTGCAGGACATCGCCCTGCAGATTATCCAGGATGTCAAGTGAGTCACAGTGGTGAAATGTACAGCATCTGCACTACTAAATGTTTCTGAGTATGGTACTGAATAGTATTTcactgatatcagacagaattgttAGTGAGTGGGCAGATTCTTAGGTCTAAACCCAGGCAAGAATAGTAATAATTTTTTTGGCAGGACCATTGTAACTGGATCATATGGTGTGGACAAACACTGTGCAAATTTTAGAATGTATCTGGCTAAATTTATTtacttaatgattttttttcttgtatttcaATCAATATAGGCATGATGGTGTATCTTTAATACAGGCCTGAAACAGACCCACATACAGGGTGACTTGGTcaaactttgtgtttttttttgtttgtttgttttatttatttatttatttttttattttattttattttattttattttattttattttatttgaaacagGAACATTTTAGGGGAACACTGAGCCCCAGAAAGTTGTGTTAAGTATATTCAgcagaggttttttttgttgctgattTTACTCCACAGATATCTAATTGAAAAAAGGTAGCATTGtcaaaaagaaaatagaaacaCACAGTTATGAaggtagaaataaaaaaaacatcaactttATGTTTTAAAAGTGAACAGAAATTTATGTAAAATAAAGCTTAAAAAGGGGAGAGAGTTGCTACTTTCTAATGACAGAAAGTAAGACAGGTATAgagacatttttgtttaaaaatatgAAGTACAGTATGCTTTCACATGTACACTAACTTGGATATAACACAGCTTTATCTGTCTAACATCATGTCATTAATAATTagaatgtaatttatttttggtcactGTTATACTCTGATGAGGCAGGCTAAATCAAGCATGACAGCATGTTCAGAAATGTTAATGAGTTCGACAAAGTTTCTTGAAAATTTCCATTTTAACAACAATACTTTGCAGACATTTCTGTTACATTGTTCTTGAACCTCTGAGTTCATTGTCAATATTTAAGGGAAATTATCATCAGCTGTAGATCAAAATGATGgacctacaaccaatcagagcaatgaAATGTGATGTAACGCTCAGCGACGGACAAGTTTAAACAGACCTCAGTGTATACAGATGAGTCATGACGTTTTTGCCATCAGAATTTGAAAACAGATCTTCAACATGaagttccacatcagctgcagccatctttcCAAAATGCATCAACAGTTGTGCTCTTTACTAAGCTAGGTTTATACTTGCCGTCATGTCCGCAGATGTTGTATGTCTCCTGCTTTTGACATTGAACAGCTGTCTCCATCTTACTGTGAGAAGGAAGGACTAATGGAACATCAGAGATCACGATGATGGACTTTGTTGTGTTATCCCTGACAATGACTTGTACACTTGTATTTACTACTGTATTTAAGTTTTGCCacataaactaaaataaactaaactaaacgtCTGCCAGAGCACataaaacatgagctcacaGATAGATCTGATTTCAAGGCTAGATTGCAGCATAAAAAGATACTTAAGTAGAGCGGCACTTGGAGAGCACAGACCTCCGCCAATGTACAAATGCCCTAACTGGCAGTGTTAAAGAAGGTGAAAAATTATTTGTGTATCTGCCCTGTGGTTTGGACCTGCTCcaaattttatttgtttcttccTTGACCCATGCCACCCTtctaccaagtttcatgaaaatcagcCAGTATGACGCTGCCTAAGCCTGatagtgtattttgaaagacaagctgCAGGCTGTTTCAAATCAGTTTGCAGGCCTCAACTGGCCCCTGGGGCTGGACTTTAGACTTGCCTGATATAGGGCATGCATGTCAGCTATTAAACTGTATGGTGCAACCACTCTCACTAAGTTGCAGTGTAAGGATACTGCAATGACAGCACAATAAGAGCTGACAAATATCAGTGTCATATTCCATATGTCTACAGGAGTATCTTAAATTCTTTAACTGAAAGCCGCACAATGGGGATTTGGCTCTAGCTGCATTCTGCTTCTTAAGAGAGCAGAATGTTACAATCATTGGGATGTTATAATGGGGTTAAACACCAGAGTGAACCTTTTAGGTGGGGCCAAGGTTGTGGGTGTTGTTTGATTGATGTGACCATGTGTTCCACATGCAGAAAGGGAGTGGAGGACAGTCAGCGGGTACGTCGGCGGCGTCATATCGTCCACAGGGAGCGCACTGACTCCACTGGCTCCAGCTCCATCTACTTCACTGCCAGCCAGGGCATGGCCAGCACATTTGAAGAGACCAGCGAAGGAGGGTATGTCACAGACTGGTGGTGTTAGAAAGCAGTACACTCACTTATTCTTTGTGATTCAGCGTAGTCTTTCTAGTCCATTTCTGATGGCTCCATCTCAttattatattacaaaatatatACGATCGATGAGCAGTAAGATTTTCTACAATCCAATTTCACTTTAAAATATTGATCAGTGCATCTTGAAAGTTTTGATCTTGTTTTGGGTTCACGTCTTAAGTTTGTGGGGCAGATAGTGGCAAAAATCATTTGTCTCCTGGATAGCCATAAAGAAGCCTGGACTAATAGCCTCTCAGTGAAGTGGTAGTAACACTGTGCAGGAGCAGGTCAGGCTGAGATCCAAGTTTAATACAACTGTTGGCGCTTTTGAAAAGGCTTCTTAACAAGCTTTATCAGCTTTTCCTGTTAATCTCTAAGACAATTACAGACTGTTAAATAGTGCACACTGTGGCTAACACTAActtactgactgactgacttccTCTTCTGATATCGAgccattaaatgtacagaacTGAAAGCTGAAGTATTTATGAATCAGTGTAATGTGGAGTCCCAAATGTGGGTACTTGTACACATTTCTAACAATTCATTTCCCCGAATTAAAACCAGATGGTCCCTCCCGTAGGTACTCGACGGCCTACGCTGAGTCAGATTACACTGATCGTGACAcggacagagaggagggggagcgGGAGCCTGAACAGgagtctgaggaagaggaggacaagAGTTGTGCCACTGTCCTCACCCTCCGCCAGGAAGACTCTCAGGAAGAAGAAGCGGAAGAGAGAGAGCTGGGGGAggaagcagaggaagaggaggacgatGAGGAGAGGCTGCAGCTGGCAACTGAAGTTCCCAGTGGGGAGCTGGCTCTCCTCCTGGCTCAGAGTGACATCCTTCACACAGGAGACGCCAGCTTAAAGGCAGAGGGCTTTCGCCTGCTGCtagacagcagagcagaggtaAGGGACAGGACTCACAAGATTGCAAACTAGGGGCTGAAGCAGtgtgtaataataatgatagagCAAAGAATAATTTGTAGCACCAAATACACATATACTGTGGATAAGTAATGAATACACCCCCTTGAACAATTTTCAGATTTTGTGTATGTTAGTTTATCTACTGTTCTTGTAAACATGCATAGGGagataagcacacacacacacacacacacacacacacacacacacacacacacaagcttatAAAAACTGATTTTAAGAAAAGAGCATGAGGGAGTTTAAGAGCAACTCAAAAGAAGTATTGATTATGCAGGTCTGAGCTTCTCAAAAATCCATTGATCAGTAACAATTGAAATCACTTACAAAGTAAAAATTAAACAGTTGTTATGTACAGCGACACTGACCGGTGTTTGTCTGACTCTGTGTCTGCAGTATGGAGACAGCAGGGAGTTTCTATGGCGACTGGCTCGGGCTTACAGTGATGTGTACGAGTCCACTGAGGACAAACAGGAGAAGAAGACTTATGCACAACAAGGtaatgtgtacacacacacacacacacacacacacacgatgtaAAGATTATCATATTAGATCTTGACTCAGAGTTttcaatcaaaataaaacaaaggaacAATACGGCAGGCTGAGAGGtctaaattaaaaataagttGCACTTACTTAAAGAATTATTAAAACTGATGTTGTCGGGCTACTTCTGTCCACTTCTTAAAAACAAAGTCTCTGGTGTGGTTAAATACTTTAGTTAAGACTGCATATCATAACAGTGTTTACCCAAAGTTAAGTGCCATCAATGTAACTTTTTAAGTGTTTGAAGATTCTCCGCCTCTCAAACCCCAATGTGTCCAGTCAGGTTGTGGAAaagttgttttctttctttttttggtgcaaaataaaacagtggGGACTTTATAG is part of the Epinephelus fuscoguttatus linkage group LG11, E.fuscoguttatus.final_Chr_v1 genome and encodes:
- the rmdn3 gene encoding regulator of microtubule dynamics protein 3, translating into MSMPLGRNGLIGLAIGATAGCGLIAFIIYKEICRRRSQRLMQEARPAPRLFDEADEAALLREPLDAQEVEAQQQALAAVEAVVQGLSPEQQLELRNQLDQVLNCVSSLRSEVAELRGGLQDIALQIIQDVKKGVEDSQRVRRRRHIVHRERTDSTGSSSIYFTASQGMASTFEETSEGGYSTAYAESDYTDRDTDREEGEREPEQESEEEEDKSCATVLTLRQEDSQEEEAEERELGEEAEEEEDDEERLQLATEVPSGELALLLAQSDILHTGDASLKAEGFRLLLDSRAEYGDSREFLWRLARAYSDVYESTEDKQEKKTYAQQGREEAELALKKNGLNAECHKWFAVLTGLTSKHESMHSKLKSSHILKEHLDRAIALRDDDPMCFYLLGRWCYEVATLDWLEKKAAAALYQSPPTSTLHDALENFLKAEELSPGFSKTVRLYIAQCHKELGNISEATNWTELALKMPTNSNDDETSKLEAQLRVLTDRKI